Proteins encoded together in one Coffea arabica cultivar ET-39 chromosome 2c, Coffea Arabica ET-39 HiFi, whole genome shotgun sequence window:
- the LOC113728241 gene encoding uncharacterized protein produces the protein MASTLLASTAIMLSSVIAVLMTGMSRQWGGEHDHEPDSSSSSSPTGMWFLDVVGDKSRLAFSIKYFSILVCFLVAFLFNVQSIRYYSHASILINVPTDHHPRQAHHHYCVTPDYVAATVNRGSYFWSLGLRAFYFSFPLFFWIFGPIPMFLCCVLLVFLLYFLDLTLDLGWAGGTVTQHEIENQPFRDENDRSN, from the coding sequence ATGGCATCAACCCTGTTGGCATCGACGGCCATCATGCTCAGTTCTGTCATTGCAGTATTGATGACTGGCATGAGCAGGCAATGGGGAGGTGAGCATGATCATGAgcctgattcttcttcttcttcttctccaacgGGGATGTGGTTTCTCGATGTGGTGGGAGACAAGAGCCGGCTGGCGTTCTCCATCAAGTATTTTAGCATACTGGTATGCTTCTTGGTCGCATTCTTGTTTAACGTTCAGTCCATAAGGTATTACAGCCACGCTAGCATCCTCATCAACGTCCCCACCGACCACCATCCCCGCCAAGCGCATCATCACTACTGCGTCACTCCTGACTACGTCGCCGCCACTGTGAATAGGGGAAGCTATTTCTGGTCGCTTGGTTTGCGGGCCTTTTacttctctttcccactttttttttggatctTTGGACCCATTCCTATGTTCTTGTGCTGCGTTCTTCTCGTTTTCTTGCTCTATTTTCTGGACCTCACCCTGGATCTTGGCTGGGCTGGCGGTACGGTTACCCAGCATGAAATTGAAAATCAACCCTTCAGGGACGAGAACGACCGAAGCAATTAA
- the LOC113724807 gene encoding UNC93-like protein 1: MDEEENGKVTAAASATTGGGGGGAPEIPKKSLFRYNSPLVQVGLIGVVCFCCPGMFNALSGMGGAGQLDPTASNNALTALYTTFAVFGIMGGGIYNILGPHMTLFAGCSTYVLYAGSFLYYNHYQHQAFVVVAGGHLGIGAGLLWAAQGAIMTSYPPHGRKGTYISMFWSIFNMGGVIGGLIPFVLNFHRTEAASVNDATYIGFMVFMSVGMILSLGILHPSRVIRDDGSSCTNIKYSSVSTEVVEILKLFLNWKMLLMVPASWASNFFYSYQFNNVNGVLFNLRTRGLNNVFYWGAQMIGSVFVGYLMDFSFKSRRARGLLGISVVALLGTAIWGGGLAKQLGYSRHHEPEVKLDFKDSEFAGPFVLYFSYGLLDAMFQSMVYWVIGALADDSEVLSRYAGFYKGVQSAGAAVSWQVDAHNAPFLSQLIVNWTLCTISYPLLAVLVIMAVKDEDGEDGGGEGKGKSVMPALH, from the exons ATGGATGAAGAAGAGAATGGAAAAGTCACAGCAGCAGCATCAGCGACGACaggcggaggaggaggaggagcacCAGAAATCCCCAAAAAGTCCTTGTTCAGGTACAATTCCCCCTTGGTTCAGGTGGGATTGATCGGAGTGGTGTGTTTTTGCTGTCCTGGGATGTTTAATGCCCTCTCCGGCATGGGCGGCGCAGGTCAGTTGGATCCCACCGCTTCCAACAACGCTCTCACCGCCCTCTACACCACCTTCGCCGTCTTCGGCATCATGGGCGGCGGAATCTATAACATCTTGGGACCCCACATGACCCTCTTCGCCGGCTGTTCCACTTACGTCTTGTACGCCGGCTCCTTCCTCTACTACAATCACTACCAGCATCAGGCCTTTGTCGTCGTCGCCGGCGGCCACCTCGGTATAGGTGCCGGCCTCCTCTGGGCTGCCCAGGGTGCCATCATGACCTCCTATCCCCCCCACGGTCGCAAGGGCACTTATATCTCCATGTTCTGGAGCATCTTCAACATGGGCGGGGTGATCGGTGGTCTCATTCCCTTCGTCCTCAACTTTCACCGGACCGAGGCTGCTTCCGTCAACGACGCCACCTACATTGGGTTCATGGTCTTCATGTCTGTCGGGATGATTCTTTCTCTGGGGATCTTGCATCCCAGTCGCGTTATACGCGACGACGGTTCCTCCTGCACCAACATTAAGTACTCCAGCGTCTCCACTGAGGTTGTTGAGATTCTGAAATTGTTCCTCAACTGGAAAATGCTGCTCATGGTGCCAGCCTCCTGGGCCAGTAACTTCTTCTACAGTTACCAGTTTAATAACGTGAACGGGGTTCTGTTTAATTTGAGGACTAGAGGGCTGAACAATGTTTTCTATTGGGGGGCCCAGATGATCGGATCGGTGTTCGTGGGGTACCTGATGGATTTCAGTTTCAAAAGCAGGAGAGCGAGGGGGCTGCTGGGTATTAGCGTGGTCGCTTTGCTTGGGACGGCTATTTGGGGAGGCGGACTTGCAAAGCAGCTGGGTTACTCCCGGCATCACGAACCCGAGGTCAAGCTGGATTTTAAGGATTCAGAGTTTGCAGGGCCCTTTGTGTTGTATTTTAGCTACGGTTTGCTTGATGCCATGTTCCAGAGCATGGTGTATTGGGTCATTGGAGCCCTGGCCGATGATTCTGAGGTCCTCAGCAG GTATGCTGGTTTCTACAAAGGGGTGCAGAGTGCGGGTGCAGCAGTTTCTTGGCAAGTGGATGCACACAATGCTCCATTCTTGAGCCAACTAATCGTCAATTGGACACTCTGCACCATCAGCTACCCACTTTTAGCTGTTCTGGTTATAATGGCGGTCAAGGATGAAGACGGTGAAGATGGAGGAGGAGAGGGCAAGGGTAAATCGGTCATGCCTGCTCTTCATTGA